One segment of Bradyrhizobium sp. WD16 DNA contains the following:
- a CDS encoding acyl-CoA dehydrogenase family protein, whose translation MNEAFTTHEVFNQSPPFEEVDLYTLDAPLKDAVRAGGGAGAATELADFGRHWGSAAMAERGRLANECTPRLKTFDARGFRRDQVEFHPAYHELMAHSAHAGLHNSTWSGQGAPAGGAAEVLRAAKFYMAAQVETGHLCPITMTRAAVGALAAEPALLGRLMPVLGTRSYDPSFAPWPTKRGMTIGMGMTEKQGGTDVRANLSRAEHDGGAYRITGHKWFMSAPMCDAFLVLAQAEGGLTCFLMPRFTPDGAVNALRFQRLKDKLGNRSNASSEVEFVGAYAERVGPEGRGVPTIIQMVSLTRQDCAIASAGLMRSSLAHALHHARHRSVFQKHLVDQPLMRSVLADMALQVEAATALVFRLCHSFDAAPSDAAEAARMRLLTPVVKYWTCKSAPGFVYEAMECLGGNGYVEDGILARHYREAPVNAIWEGSGNVMCLDVLRALSREGAAAEAVLRALEAETRGLPGTAAAVSAVAKVLRAPDSERTARYAVEILALLAATAALNALAPRHAELFAASRLASAHGGFYGAADIADADARALLERALPPS comes from the coding sequence ATGAACGAGGCGTTCACCACCCACGAGGTGTTCAACCAGTCGCCGCCTTTCGAGGAGGTCGATCTCTACACCCTTGACGCGCCGCTGAAGGACGCGGTGCGCGCCGGCGGCGGCGCGGGGGCGGCGACGGAACTTGCGGATTTCGGCCGGCATTGGGGCTCGGCGGCCATGGCCGAGCGCGGCCGCCTCGCCAATGAATGCACGCCCAGGCTGAAGACCTTCGATGCGCGCGGGTTTCGCCGCGACCAGGTGGAATTCCATCCGGCCTATCACGAATTGATGGCCCACAGCGCCCATGCCGGCCTGCACAATTCGACCTGGAGCGGGCAGGGCGCGCCCGCCGGTGGCGCCGCCGAGGTGCTGCGCGCGGCGAAATTCTACATGGCGGCGCAGGTCGAGACCGGGCATCTGTGTCCCATCACCATGACCCGCGCCGCGGTCGGCGCGCTTGCCGCCGAGCCGGCGCTGCTCGGCCGCCTGATGCCGGTGCTCGGCACGCGCAGCTATGACCCGAGCTTTGCGCCCTGGCCGACCAAGCGCGGCATGACCATCGGCATGGGCATGACCGAGAAGCAGGGCGGCACCGACGTGCGTGCCAACCTGTCCAGGGCCGAGCATGACGGCGGGGCCTACCGTATCACCGGGCACAAGTGGTTCATGTCGGCGCCGATGTGTGATGCCTTCCTGGTGCTCGCCCAGGCGGAAGGCGGGCTGACCTGCTTTCTGATGCCGCGATTTACGCCCGACGGTGCGGTCAATGCGCTGCGCTTCCAGCGTCTCAAGGACAAGCTCGGCAACCGCTCCAATGCCTCCTCGGAAGTCGAGTTCGTCGGCGCCTATGCCGAGCGCGTCGGGCCGGAGGGCCGCGGCGTCCCCACCATCATCCAGATGGTGTCTCTGACGCGACAGGACTGCGCCATCGCTTCCGCCGGCCTGATGCGCTCGAGCCTTGCGCATGCGCTGCATCACGCCCGCCATCGCAGCGTCTTCCAGAAACATCTGGTCGATCAGCCCCTGATGCGCAGCGTGCTGGCCGACATGGCGCTGCAGGTCGAGGCCGCGACTGCGCTGGTGTTCCGGCTCTGCCACTCCTTCGATGCGGCTCCGTCGGATGCTGCCGAGGCGGCGCGCATGCGCCTGCTCACTCCGGTCGTCAAATACTGGACCTGCAAGAGCGCGCCGGGCTTCGTCTATGAGGCGATGGAGTGCCTGGGAGGTAACGGCTACGTGGAGGACGGCATTCTCGCCCGCCATTACCGCGAGGCGCCGGTCAACGCCATCTGGGAAGGCTCGGGCAACGTGATGTGCCTCGACGTGCTGCGGGCGCTGTCGCGTGAAGGCGCCGCGGCCGAAGCGGTGCTGCGGGCGCTCGAGGCCGAGACCCGCGGCTTGCCCGGCACCGCGGCGGCCGTGAGCGCTGTCGCCAAGGTGCTGCGCGCCCCGGATTCGGAGCGCACCGCGCGCTACGCAGTGGAGATCCTCGCGCTGCTCGCCGCCACCGCCGCGCTCAACGCGCTCGCTCCGCGCCATGCCGAGCTGTTCGCGGCAAGCCGCCTCGCCTCCGCCCACGGAGGCTTCTACGGCGCGGCGGACATCGCGGACGCCGATGCGCGCGCCTTGCTGGAGCGGGCGCTGCCGCCGTCGTGA
- the ruvX gene encoding Holliday junction resolvase RuvX translates to MPTQPPVHDPAKVLPLIEAAAHWPVRGALIGLDLGTKTIGVAVSDPDRRLATGVETVRRTAFTADAARVLALAQQRNVVGFVLGLPVNMDGSHGPRAQATRAFARNFARLTPLAIGLWDERLSTAAVERELIAADVSRARRAKVIDEHAAIFILQGALDRLASLRPGGST, encoded by the coding sequence ATGCCAACCCAACCTCCCGTCCACGATCCGGCCAAGGTGCTGCCGCTCATCGAGGCAGCGGCGCACTGGCCTGTGCGCGGCGCCCTGATCGGCCTCGATCTCGGTACCAAGACGATCGGCGTCGCCGTCTCCGATCCCGACCGCCGGCTGGCCACCGGCGTCGAGACGGTCCGTCGCACCGCCTTCACCGCCGATGCCGCCCGCGTTCTCGCTCTGGCGCAGCAGCGCAACGTGGTCGGTTTTGTTCTCGGGCTGCCCGTCAATATGGACGGCAGCCACGGTCCGCGGGCGCAGGCAACCCGAGCTTTCGCCCGCAATTTCGCCCGCCTCACCCCTCTCGCGATCGGTCTGTGGGACGAGCGACTGTCGACCGCAGCAGTGGAGCGCGAGCTGATCGCCGCCGACGTCAGCCGCGCCCGGCGCGCCAAGGTCATCGACGAGCACGCCGCGATCTTCATCCTGCAAGGCGCCCTCGACCGCCTCGCATCGCTGCGGCCCGGCGGCAGCACCTGA
- a CDS encoding nitronate monooxygenase family protein translates to MWPDRRLLDLFQIEVPIVQAPMAGVQDVDIAIGAAQGGALGSLPCAMWGVDKVREQIGIMRQRIAAPLNLNFFCHAPVAAEPEQEAAWRARLANYYREYGLDPQAPVAAANRAPFDAAMCELVEELRPEVVSFHFGLPERALLDRVKAAGARVMASATIVKEAVWLEDHGADVVIAQGAEAGGHRGMFLTGNIAAQPGTIALVPQVVDAVKVPVIAAGGIADGRGLAAALALGAAGAQIGSAYLRTPESKVSAVARAVLAAADDDATVITNVMTGRPARGVVNRVMAEVGPIAPEAPAFPHAATALAPLKMAAEKQGRTDFTNLWAGQALALGREIGAAGLTRQIAADALARLHRLAC, encoded by the coding sequence ATGTGGCCGGATCGCCGACTGCTGGATCTGTTCCAGATCGAAGTTCCCATCGTTCAGGCGCCCATGGCCGGGGTGCAGGACGTCGATATCGCCATCGGTGCCGCACAGGGCGGTGCGCTCGGCTCGCTGCCTTGCGCCATGTGGGGCGTCGACAAGGTGCGCGAGCAGATCGGCATCATGCGCCAGCGCATCGCGGCGCCGCTCAATCTCAACTTCTTCTGTCACGCCCCGGTGGCGGCGGAGCCTGAGCAGGAGGCGGCCTGGCGGGCGCGGCTCGCCAACTATTATCGCGAATATGGCCTCGATCCCCAGGCGCCGGTAGCGGCCGCCAATCGCGCGCCCTTCGATGCGGCGATGTGCGAGCTCGTCGAGGAGCTCAGGCCGGAAGTGGTCAGTTTCCATTTCGGCCTGCCGGAGCGCGCGCTGCTCGACCGCGTCAAGGCGGCCGGAGCCAGGGTCATGGCATCGGCGACCATCGTGAAGGAGGCGGTCTGGCTCGAGGACCACGGCGCCGACGTCGTCATCGCCCAGGGCGCCGAGGCGGGCGGCCATCGCGGCATGTTCCTCACTGGCAACATCGCGGCGCAGCCGGGCACGATCGCGCTGGTGCCGCAGGTGGTGGACGCGGTGAAGGTGCCGGTGATCGCCGCCGGCGGCATTGCCGACGGACGCGGGCTCGCGGCCGCGCTGGCGCTTGGCGCGGCGGGGGCGCAGATCGGCAGCGCCTATCTGCGCACGCCGGAATCGAAGGTCAGCGCCGTGGCTCGCGCCGTGCTCGCCGCCGCCGACGACGATGCCACCGTGATCACCAATGTGATGACGGGGCGACCGGCGCGTGGTGTCGTCAACCGCGTCATGGCGGAGGTCGGGCCGATCGCGCCCGAGGCGCCGGCCTTTCCCCATGCGGCCACCGCACTGGCGCCGCTGAAGATGGCTGCAGAGAAACAGGGCCGCACCGACTTCACCAATCTGTGGGCGGGGCAGGCGCTGGCCTTGGGCCGGGAGATCGGCGCCGCCGGCCTGACCCGGCAGATTGCCGCCGACGCGCTGGCGCGGCTGCATCGGCTCGCATGCTGA
- the gatC gene encoding Asp-tRNA(Asn)/Glu-tRNA(Gln) amidotransferase subunit GatC, with protein MSVDAATVRRIAHLARIAVKDEEVEHLQGELNAMLAFVEQLSQVDVTGVEPMTSVMPMAMKMRKDAVTDGEIADVVVANAPATEDHFFVVPKVVE; from the coding sequence ATGTCAGTCGATGCCGCCACCGTGCGCCGGATCGCGCATCTCGCGCGAATTGCGGTCAAGGATGAGGAGGTCGAGCACCTCCAGGGCGAGTTGAATGCCATGCTGGCCTTCGTCGAGCAGCTGTCGCAGGTCGACGTCACCGGTGTGGAGCCGATGACCTCGGTGATGCCGATGGCCATGAAGATGCGCAAGGACGCGGTCACCGACGGCGAGATCGCCGACGTCGTCGTCGCCAATGCGCCGGCCACGGAGGATCACTTCTTCGTGGTGCCGAAGGTGGTCGAATAG
- the gatA gene encoding Asp-tRNA(Asn)/Glu-tRNA(Gln) amidotransferase subunit GatA: MTDLTSLTLADARDALKRKSFSASELTEAHLAAMEKARVLNAYVLETPDEARMMAQAADIRLGKGEAGPLEGIPLGIKDLFATKGVRTTACSKILGNFVPPYESTVTAQLWRDGAVMLGKLNNDEFAMGSSNETSAFGPVVNPWRREGSEAKLVPGGSSGGSAAAVAAGLCVGATGTDTGGSIRQPAAFAGITGIKPTYGRCSRWGTVAFASSLDQAGPFARTVRDAAILLRSMSGHDPKDTTSVDRPVPDFEAAVGRSVKGMKIGIPKEYRLDGMPAEIEKLWGRGGEWLKAAGAELVEVSLPHTKYALPAYYIVAPAEASSNLARYDGVRYGLRVPGRNVIEMYENSRAEGFGAEVRRRIMIGTYVLSAGYYDAYYLRAQKVRTLIKKDFEDCFAKGVHAMLTPATPSAAFGIGEKGGADPVEMYLNDIFTVTVNMAGLPGIAVPAGKDAQGLPLGLQLIGRPFDEETLFSLGEVIEQAAGRLTPAKWW; the protein is encoded by the coding sequence ATGACTGACCTGACCTCGCTGACGCTGGCCGACGCCCGCGACGCCCTGAAGCGCAAATCCTTTTCCGCGTCCGAACTCACCGAGGCTCATCTCGCCGCCATGGAGAAGGCGCGCGTGCTCAATGCCTATGTGCTGGAGACGCCCGACGAGGCGCGGATGATGGCGCAGGCCGCGGATATCCGGCTCGGCAAGGGCGAGGCCGGGCCTCTCGAAGGCATCCCGCTCGGCATCAAGGATCTGTTCGCCACCAAAGGCGTGCGCACCACGGCCTGCTCGAAGATCCTCGGCAATTTCGTGCCGCCTTACGAATCCACCGTGACCGCGCAGCTCTGGCGCGACGGCGCGGTGATGCTCGGCAAGCTCAACAACGATGAATTCGCCATGGGCTCGTCCAACGAGACCTCGGCATTCGGGCCCGTGGTCAATCCGTGGCGGCGCGAAGGCTCGGAAGCGAAACTGGTGCCGGGCGGCTCGTCCGGCGGGTCGGCGGCGGCAGTCGCCGCGGGACTGTGCGTCGGGGCGACCGGCACCGATACCGGCGGTTCGATCCGGCAGCCGGCGGCCTTTGCCGGCATCACCGGCATCAAGCCGACCTACGGCCGCTGCTCGCGCTGGGGCACCGTTGCCTTCGCTTCGTCGCTCGACCAGGCCGGGCCTTTCGCCCGCACCGTGCGCGATGCCGCGATCCTGTTGCGTTCGATGTCCGGTCACGATCCCAAGGACACCACTTCGGTCGACCGGCCGGTGCCGGATTTCGAGGCGGCGGTCGGTCGCTCGGTCAAGGGCATGAAGATCGGCATTCCGAAGGAATATCGTCTCGACGGCATGCCGGCCGAAATCGAGAAATTGTGGGGCCGCGGCGGCGAATGGCTGAAGGCCGCCGGCGCCGAACTCGTCGAGGTCTCGCTGCCGCACACCAAATATGCCCTGCCGGCCTATTACATCGTGGCGCCGGCCGAGGCGTCCTCGAACCTCGCCCGCTACGACGGCGTGCGCTACGGGCTGCGGGTGCCGGGCCGCAACGTCATCGAGATGTATGAGAACTCCCGCGCGGAGGGCTTCGGCGCGGAGGTGCGCCGCCGCATCATGATCGGCACCTACGTGCTATCGGCCGGCTATTACGATGCCTATTACCTGCGCGCGCAGAAGGTGCGCACGCTGATCAAGAAGGATTTCGAGGACTGCTTTGCCAAAGGCGTTCACGCCATGCTGACGCCGGCGACGCCGTCGGCGGCATTCGGCATCGGCGAAAAGGGCGGCGCTGATCCGGTCGAGATGTACCTCAACGACATCTTCACGGTGACGGTGAACATGGCCGGGCTTCCCGGCATTGCCGTACCGGCCGGCAAGGATGCCCAGGGGCTGCCGCTGGGGCTGCAGCTGATCGGCCGTCCCTTCGACGAGGAAACGCTGTTTTCGCTCGGCGAGGTGATCGAGCAGGCGGCCGGCCGGTTGACGCCGGCAAAATGGTGGTGA
- a CDS encoding patatin-like phospholipase family protein, whose amino-acid sequence MSVRARLLSLVVATSVLVLAGCASIRNDPVNVPTAEGGNGLPIDFETGGAEDSTVIGLSFSGGGMRAAAFSYGVLTEMEQVPSRRAGSMLDNVEFISGVSGGSVTAAYFGLRKRAGLAEFRERFLLRNAEEGLQTSLSVPNLARALAGGINDSTGLPRWLDANLFHGATFGQLISSGRPWVWINASDIYNRTPFTFEPAVFKAICSDVSAYPLADAVAASAAVPVAFAPVVIKTFPKQCNNSLPAWVLRARDNPAAPPMLKSFARALTRYHDGSMPYIKLLDGGLVDNFGLSGFSIARLSADTPYGPLTPKQAVRLRRVLFLVVDAKTGAAGDWINTVEGPSGVELVKAAADTAIDASVNTSFTAFDRIMSDWQATLAQWRCGLSAAERARYGAGPGWNCRDIKFFVGRVGFDQLDPGRAAELEAIPTRFQLPVEQIDAVVAAGRDALRVNSTFRAFRASQ is encoded by the coding sequence ATGAGCGTGCGGGCGAGGCTCTTAAGTCTGGTTGTGGCGACATCTGTGCTTGTCCTCGCTGGTTGTGCGTCGATCCGCAACGACCCCGTCAACGTCCCGACCGCCGAAGGCGGCAACGGCCTCCCGATCGATTTCGAAACCGGTGGAGCCGAAGACAGCACGGTGATCGGTCTGTCGTTTTCCGGCGGCGGCATGCGCGCCGCCGCCTTTTCCTATGGCGTGTTGACCGAGATGGAGCAGGTGCCGTCCCGCCGCGCCGGTTCGATGCTCGACAATGTCGAATTCATCTCGGGGGTGTCGGGCGGTTCGGTGACCGCGGCCTATTTCGGCCTGCGCAAGCGCGCCGGTCTCGCCGAATTTCGCGAACGCTTCCTCCTGCGCAACGCGGAAGAGGGCCTGCAGACCTCGCTCTCGGTGCCCAATCTCGCCCGGGCGCTCGCCGGCGGCATCAATGATTCCACCGGCCTGCCGCGCTGGCTCGACGCCAACCTGTTCCACGGGGCGACCTTCGGTCAGCTCATCAGCAGCGGCCGGCCATGGGTCTGGATCAACGCCTCCGACATCTACAACCGCACGCCATTCACCTTCGAGCCGGCGGTCTTCAAGGCCATCTGCAGCGACGTCTCGGCCTATCCGTTGGCGGATGCGGTGGCCGCCTCGGCCGCGGTTCCGGTCGCCTTCGCGCCGGTGGTCATCAAGACCTTCCCCAAGCAATGCAACAATTCGTTGCCGGCCTGGGTCCTGCGCGCACGCGACAATCCTGCCGCGCCGCCGATGCTCAAATCCTTCGCGAGGGCGCTGACCCGCTACCACGACGGCTCGATGCCCTACATCAAGCTGCTCGATGGCGGCCTCGTCGACAATTTCGGCCTGTCGGGCTTTTCGATCGCGCGGCTCTCCGCCGATACGCCCTATGGTCCGTTGACGCCGAAGCAGGCGGTGCGGCTGCGGCGGGTGCTCTTCCTCGTCGTCGACGCCAAGACCGGCGCCGCCGGAGACTGGATCAATACTGTCGAAGGGCCGAGCGGCGTCGAACTGGTCAAGGCGGCCGCCGATACCGCCATCGATGCCAGCGTCAATACGAGCTTCACCGCCTTCGACCGGATCATGAGCGACTGGCAGGCGACACTGGCACAGTGGCGCTGCGGGCTGTCGGCCGCCGAGCGCGCGCGCTACGGCGCAGGACCCGGCTGGAATTGTCGCGACATCAAATTCTTCGTCGGACGCGTCGGCTTCGATCAGCTCGATCCGGGCCGGGCGGCGGAGCTCGAGGCGATCCCGACGCGCTTTCAGCTGCCGGTGGAGCAGATCGACGCAGTCGTCGCCGCCGGACGCGACGCCTTGCGCGTCAATTCGACGTTCCGCGCCTTCCGGGCCAGCCAGTGA
- the gatB gene encoding Asp-tRNA(Asn)/Glu-tRNA(Gln) amidotransferase subunit GatB: MNAPVKPSKLIKGATGDWEIVIGLEIHAQVTSKSKLFSAASTAFGGDPNSHVSLVDAAMPGMLPVINEECIAQAVRTGLGLKAQINLRSTFDRKNYFYPDLPQGYQISQYKSPIVGEGTVVVDMPEGDSFSVGIERLHLEQDAGKLLHDQHPTMSFVDLNRSGVALMEIVSKPDLRSSDQARAYVTKLRTILRYLGTCDGDMEKGSLRADVNVSVRRPGEPYGTRCEIKNVNSIRFIGQAIDYEARRQIGILEDGGVIEQETRLFDAVKGETRSMRSKEEAHDYRYFPDPDLLPLELTQAYVDDLKVHLPELPDEKKARFISDLALTPYDAGVLVSERESADFFEAVLGGLANQQRDGKLAANWVINELFGRLNKEGKDVTASPVSAAQLSAIVDLIGEGTISGKIAKDLFEIVWTEGGDPRALVESRGMKQVTDLGAIEKVVDDIIAANPDKVEQAKAKPALVGWFVGQVMKSSGGKANPQAVNDLLKAKLGL, translated from the coding sequence ATGAACGCACCCGTCAAACCGTCCAAGCTCATCAAAGGCGCCACCGGCGACTGGGAGATCGTGATCGGGCTGGAGATCCATGCCCAGGTCACATCCAAGTCCAAGCTGTTCTCGGCGGCTTCCACCGCCTTCGGCGGCGATCCCAACTCCCACGTTTCGCTGGTCGACGCGGCGATGCCGGGCATGCTGCCGGTCATCAACGAAGAATGCATCGCCCAGGCGGTGCGCACCGGACTGGGCCTGAAGGCGCAGATCAATCTGCGCTCGACCTTCGACCGCAAGAACTACTTCTACCCCGACCTGCCGCAGGGCTATCAGATCAGCCAGTACAAGTCGCCGATCGTCGGCGAGGGCACGGTCGTCGTGGACATGCCCGAGGGGGACAGCTTCAGCGTCGGCATCGAGCGCCTGCACCTCGAACAGGACGCCGGCAAGTTGCTGCACGACCAGCATCCGACCATGTCTTTCGTCGACCTCAACCGCTCCGGCGTGGCGCTGATGGAGATCGTCTCCAAGCCCGACTTGCGCTCCTCGGATCAGGCGCGGGCCTATGTCACCAAGCTGCGCACTATCCTGCGCTATCTTGGTACCTGCGACGGCGACATGGAGAAGGGCAGCCTGCGAGCCGACGTCAACGTCTCGGTTCGCCGCCCGGGCGAGCCGTACGGCACCCGTTGCGAGATCAAGAACGTCAATTCGATCCGCTTCATCGGCCAGGCGATCGACTACGAGGCGCGGCGCCAGATCGGGATCCTCGAAGACGGCGGCGTGATCGAGCAGGAGACGCGGCTGTTCGACGCGGTCAAGGGCGAAACGCGGTCGATGCGCTCCAAGGAAGAGGCTCATGACTATCGCTATTTCCCCGATCCCGACCTGCTGCCGCTGGAACTGACCCAGGCCTATGTCGACGACCTGAAGGTCCATCTGCCGGAGCTGCCGGACGAGAAGAAGGCGCGCTTCATCAGCGATTTAGCCCTGACGCCCTACGACGCCGGCGTGCTGGTCAGCGAGCGGGAGAGCGCCGACTTCTTCGAAGCGGTGCTGGGCGGTCTCGCCAACCAGCAGCGCGACGGCAAGCTGGCCGCCAACTGGGTGATCAACGAACTGTTCGGCCGCCTCAACAAGGAAGGCAAGGACGTCACGGCTTCGCCGGTTTCCGCAGCCCAGCTCTCGGCCATCGTCGATCTGATCGGCGAGGGCACGATCTCCGGCAAGATCGCCAAGGATCTGTTCGAGATCGTCTGGACGGAGGGCGGCGACCCGCGCGCACTGGTCGAGAGCCGCGGCATGAAGCAGGTCACCGACCTCGGCGCCATCGAGAAGGTGGTCGACGACATCATCGCCGCCAATCCCGACAAGGTGGAGCAGGCCAAGGCGAAGCCGGCGCTGGTCGGCTGGTTCGTCGGACAGGTGATGAAGTCGTCCGGTGGCAAGGCCAACCCGCAGGCCGTCAACGATCTGCTCAAGGCCAAGCTCGGCCTTTGA
- a CDS encoding FkbM family methyltransferase, with translation MTTTTDPRLIDLLAPERLTEVVDIGANPLDGDPPYKEMLRQRTCRLTGFDPHPVALERLNAAKSDLETYLPYAIGDGAEHRLRLCRGTGFASLLQPDPLALSHFPMFTELGQVLREEPIKTRRLDDVAEIGALDYLKIDIQGSELMVFQNGRSRLKAAVAVQTEVSFIPLYKDQPVFGDVDRELRGLGFVPHMFAAINKKMIAPMVPPHPATALNQVVEADIVYVRDFMRPDAMSIEQLKHLALVAHGCYGSFDLAANCIHHLVRRRAVQGNAMNRYLELVRRSGQAPKPA, from the coding sequence ATGACGACGACCACAGATCCCCGCCTGATCGACCTGCTCGCCCCCGAGCGGCTGACGGAGGTGGTCGATATCGGGGCCAATCCGCTGGACGGCGATCCGCCCTACAAGGAGATGCTGCGCCAGCGCACCTGCCGTCTCACCGGCTTCGATCCGCATCCGGTCGCGCTGGAGCGGCTCAATGCCGCCAAAAGCGATCTCGAGACCTATCTGCCTTACGCCATCGGCGACGGCGCCGAACATCGCCTGAGGCTGTGTCGGGGCACAGGCTTCGCCAGCCTGCTGCAGCCGGATCCTCTGGCGCTAAGTCATTTCCCGATGTTCACCGAGCTTGGCCAGGTGCTGCGCGAAGAGCCGATCAAGACCCGACGGCTCGACGACGTCGCCGAGATCGGCGCGCTCGACTACCTCAAGATCGACATCCAGGGCTCGGAGTTGATGGTCTTCCAGAACGGCCGAAGCCGCCTCAAGGCCGCGGTCGCGGTGCAGACCGAGGTTTCCTTCATTCCGCTCTACAAGGATCAGCCGGTATTCGGCGACGTCGATCGCGAATTGCGCGGCCTCGGCTTCGTTCCGCACATGTTCGCGGCAATCAACAAGAAGATGATCGCGCCGATGGTGCCGCCCCACCCCGCCACCGCGCTGAACCAGGTGGTCGAGGCCGACATCGTCTATGTCCGCGACTTCATGCGGCCCGACGCCATGAGCATCGAGCAGCTCAAGCACCTGGCGCTGGTGGCGCATGGTTGCTACGGCTCGTTCGATCTCGCCGCCAACTGCATCCACCACCTGGTCCGACGGCGTGCCGTGCAGGGCAACGCCATGAACCGCTATCTCGAACTGGTGCGGCGGAGCGGACAGGCGCCGAAGCCGGCTTGA
- a CDS encoding HNH endonuclease → MGFGVFIHRSDSIYDDSPADRYQFPRQYLGRVEACVGDWIVYYEPRKVAETRGYFAVARVERVIPDPTASGMYLALIEPGSYLDFANPVPFSDAEGVIERGVLNEDGRISGRAQAAVRALSPSDFNRIIGLGVNDSEPLFPRIGEVAPPAGFHEEPTPFEFEQARERVSYLSSRIVRDRVFRRIVLRAYDERCAISGLKLINGGGRAEVAAAHIRPVEANGPDIISNGLALSGTAHWMFDRGLISLSDDLEILISRHANDLDGVRAFINRSGRAIAPSRAFERPHPHFLQWHREHSFKQ, encoded by the coding sequence ATGGGATTCGGCGTCTTTATTCACCGCTCAGATTCGATCTACGACGACAGTCCGGCTGATCGGTATCAATTTCCGCGCCAATATCTCGGGCGGGTCGAGGCGTGTGTAGGTGACTGGATCGTCTATTACGAGCCGCGCAAGGTCGCCGAGACCCGCGGCTACTTTGCGGTCGCCAGGGTCGAGCGCGTCATTCCGGACCCCACGGCTTCAGGCATGTACCTCGCGCTCATCGAGCCGGGCAGCTACCTCGATTTCGCCAATCCGGTGCCGTTCAGCGATGCGGAGGGCGTGATCGAGCGTGGTGTCCTGAACGAGGACGGACGCATTTCGGGACGTGCCCAGGCGGCCGTGCGTGCGCTTTCGCCGAGCGACTTCAATCGCATCATTGGGCTCGGAGTGAACGACAGCGAACCCCTGTTTCCGCGCATCGGGGAGGTCGCGCCGCCTGCCGGCTTCCATGAAGAGCCAACACCGTTCGAATTCGAGCAAGCCCGCGAGCGTGTCAGCTATCTGTCTTCGCGGATCGTGCGGGACCGCGTTTTCCGACGCATCGTGCTGCGCGCCTATGACGAACGCTGCGCCATCAGCGGATTGAAGCTGATCAATGGCGGTGGTCGTGCCGAGGTCGCGGCGGCGCATATCCGGCCGGTGGAAGCGAACGGCCCCGATATTATCAGCAATGGGCTGGCGCTATCAGGAACCGCGCACTGGATGTTCGATCGCGGGCTCATCAGCCTTTCCGACGATCTGGAGATACTGATCTCGCGGCACGCCAATGACCTCGATGGCGTGCGCGCCTTCATCAACAGAAGTGGACGCGCGATTGCGCCTTCGAGGGCGTTCGAGCGTCCGCATCCACACTTCCTGCAGTGGCATCGCGAGCATAGCTTCAAGCAGTGA